GTTGAACACTACTTTTTGAAGAACTTTCTATTTGGAAGGGAATACCTGTACGGAACTCCTGAAGGAGACTATCCCGATAACGATGTAAGATTTGGAGCATTTTGTCATGCGGTGGTTAAGCTCATTGAAGATGGATTCTTTAGAGGAGAAATCGTTCACGTCAACGACTGGCAGACTTCCCTCATTCCTGTGTTAATAAAAAGGAAAGGATTGAGGATAAGGACACTTCAGACGATTCACAACTTAGCCTACCAGGGAGTATTTCCCAAGGAGACAGTAGAGAGGCTCAACTTGGGATGGGAGCTATTCAACATGGAGGCTCTTGAATTCTGGGGGAAGGTTAACTTCCTGAAAGGGGGAATAGTCTTTAGCGATGCGGTAAGCACTGTTAGTCCGACCTATGCAAGGGAGATAACGACTCCCGAGTTTGGATTTGGACTCGATGGGGTTTTAAGAAAGTACAGCTACAAGCTTTTTGGAATACTCAACGGTATAGATTACGACGTCTGGAATCCCGAAACTGATAGGTACATATACATTAATTATACGGAAAGTTCAATAGGAAACAAGGAGGAAAACAAGAGGTACTTTGTAAAGGAAACAGGTTTAAGGGAGGGGGATTGGCCACTCTTTGTGTTCATTGGAAGATTGGCCAAGCAGAAGGGGATTGACCTCTTTATGGAAAAGCTGAACGAAATAAGAGAGCTCCCTGCAAACTTTGCAATTTTGGGAACGGGAGATTCCTACTACAACGAGTTTTTCAACTCAATTAAAGGCAAGTATGAAAACATTTTTGTTGAGGTAGCCTTTGATGAACCCTTGAGCAGAAAAATGTACGCCTCTGCAGACTTTCTCCTCATGCCCTCACTCTACGAACCCTGCGGTCTTAACCAGATGATAGCTATGAGGTACGGAACTTTGGTCGTTGCAAGGAAGACCGGAGGCCTTGCAGACACCGTCAGGGACATCTCAGAGCCGGGGGGATACGGATTTCTCTTTGAGGAGTTTAATTCAGATGAGTTTTTAAGTTCTGTAAAAAGGGCGGTTGAGTTTTACAGGAGCAATAGGGAAAGGCTTCTAAGGTTGAAGCAGTTTGTAATGGGAATTGACTTTTCCTGGAATTCCTCTGCACTCAAGTACTTTAGACTCTACGAAAACTTAATAGAAGGAAGAATAAGATGAGGTTGGAACTAACGTTAGAAGAAGTCGAAAAGTTAACAAGGAGAGAGCTCTACAAAGTTGCAAAGGAGTTAAAAATAAGGGGACGTTCAAGGATGAGGAAAAGGGAGCTCTTAGAGAGTATAAAGAGGGAGCTCCTGCTAATTGAAAAGGCCTCGGTTGATGAACCGATTACAAGTAATGTTGA
The Balnearium lithotrophicum DNA segment above includes these coding regions:
- a CDS encoding glycogen synthase encodes the protein MRVLFASSEIYPFAKTGGLADVSYSLPKALSEIGVSVKTVMPLYGCVDTEKFGIRSTGRKVRVSLSAGDFEFEVYHLSDGVEHYFLKNFLFGREYLYGTPEGDYPDNDVRFGAFCHAVVKLIEDGFFRGEIVHVNDWQTSLIPVLIKRKGLRIRTLQTIHNLAYQGVFPKETVERLNLGWELFNMEALEFWGKVNFLKGGIVFSDAVSTVSPTYAREITTPEFGFGLDGVLRKYSYKLFGILNGIDYDVWNPETDRYIYINYTESSIGNKEENKRYFVKETGLREGDWPLFVFIGRLAKQKGIDLFMEKLNEIRELPANFAILGTGDSYYNEFFNSIKGKYENIFVEVAFDEPLSRKMYASADFLLMPSLYEPCGLNQMIAMRYGTLVVARKTGGLADTVRDISEPGGYGFLFEEFNSDEFLSSVKRAVEFYRSNRERLLRLKQFVMGIDFSWNSSALKYFRLYENLIEGRIR